The Georgenia soli genome includes the window GGTCGGACTCCATCGGGGTCCCGTCGTCGGAGACCGGCGGGGGAGCGGGCATGACAGGCGTGGCCGTCGTGGTGGGGACGCTGGTTGTCTCCGGTGACGTGGGTGTCGGCGGGCCGCTGCAGCCGGCGAGGGAAGCGGTGAGCACCGCGCCGAGCGCGAGCACACTGAGTCCCCGTACCGCCATTGCCATCCCCCCGGTGTGGCTGCTGCTGACGCTGCGTCAGTCGTCTTGCTGCATCGGCTGGTTGCGACGTGAGGCCAGGTAGTCCTTGACCTCGTCCCGGACGATCACCCACGAGTGACCAATCTTGTAGGCCGGGATGTGCCCGTTCTGCAG containing:
- a CDS encoding helix-turn-helix domain-containing protein; translated protein: MSRLDDLFEGLPEKLSVEQLADLLGVTKQTAYGWLQNGHIPAYKIGHSWVIVRDEVKDYLASRRNQPMQQDD